The following nucleotide sequence is from Ignavibacteriales bacterium.
CAAGTGGTTGCGCAAACCAAATCTTTTGGTTACTAAAGAGTTGATGAGCCATCGTGGCTTATCGCTCATACTTGCAACAGGTAGCGGAGATCTGGTTAAAGCAAGTTACAGCTCAGGTACTCCCACAATTGGTGTTGGTGCCGGTAATGTTCCGGTTTACATTGGCGCCAGTGCAGATATACCATTCGCTGTTTCGAGCATAATGTTTTCAAAAACTTTTGATAACGGATCTATCTGCGCGAGCGAGCAGGCAGTTGTAATCAAAAAACGTATTTCAGAAAAGGTAATTGCCGAATTTGAAAGACAAAAAGGTTATTTCCTCTCAAAAGACGAGATTGCGAAGGTCAGCAGAATAGCTTACGATAAAGAACGCGGATTGATGTCACCAATGGTTGTTGGACAATCGGTTCAGCGTATAGCAGAAATGGCTGAGATCATTATTCCGCATGATACCAGAGTTTTAATAGCGCATTTAGATAAGGTATCGCGCGATTATCCGCTATCAGCAGAAATTTTGGCTCCGATCCTGGCATTCTATGTTGAGGAAGACTTCGAATCTTCTATCGAACGGTGTATGGAGTTAACTCGGTTTGGCGGAATCGGACATACGGCAGTGATCTATTCTAATAATCCTGAACGTATAGAATATTTTTCAAACGCATTGGATGTTGCAAGGATTCTTGTCAATACACCATCTACACAGGGAGCATTGGGTGGAATGTATAATTCTTTACCTCCTTCATTCACTTTGAGCTGTGGCTCAGGTGGTAAGAACAGCACGACCGATAATATTACAACCCGGCATCTCCTCAACATTCATCGGATATGTCGACGCCGAATCAACCAGCGTTGGTTCAACATCGATCAGGAGAAAGCCATCGATGAATCTGTATCAGCGGAAATGATGGAAAGACAATTCAATAAAAACTCTTAAGCGCTATGATCACTTGGGTTAGAGTCTATTATTAATTATAAATATCCGCATTGCAACCGAGAATATTATTTCTTCTTAATCTGCTTCATTGCATTTTTTATCATCTTCCCAAATTGCTTATCCTTCTTTCGTCTCTCGACATAAGACATTTGATGAAACTTGGATTCCTTCATCAATTTCATGTAGCTCTGGTATCTCTCCTCATCTAAGTTTCCGTCTTGAATACCTGTCAATATAGCACAGCCGACTTCTACTGTGTGAGTGCAATCGTTAAAACGGCAATTCTGTGAAAGTTCATGTATATCTGAAAAGCTATCATCTATACTTGTACCAACGGCAATCATCCCCAGTTCTCTCATTCCAGGTGTATCTACAAGGAGTGCTCCGTTGTCAAGAACTACCAATTGCCGTCGAGCCGTTGTATGTCTGCCTCTGCTGTCCTTCTCGCGCACAGGGTTTGTCTCAAATACTTCACGACCCAGAAGATGATTTAGGAGTGTGGTTTTGCCTACACCCGATGAACCAAGCAAACAATATGTCTTTCCCTTTTCAAGCACCTGTTGTACTGTATCCAGTCCGATAGCAGTCTTGTTGCTGAATGCAATAACTCTTGCGCTGATTTGAGCTTGCCGTATATCTGAAATCCTTTTTTCCAATTCTTCAGAACTGACGAGATCACTTTTGCTGAGAAGGATTATTGGCTCGACGTGACCTTCTTTTGCCATGACAAGGTACCGTTCCATCCTGCGTAAGTTGAAATTGAAATCGCACGACTGGATAATGAAAGCAATATCGATATTCGATGCAATCATCTGATAGTCGACAGTATTGCCTGCAGATTTGCGGCGCAGGAAGGTTTTCCTTGGTAACAATTCATGAATTATTGCAAGTGTACCATCGTTGTAGTACTGCACGAATACCCAATCACCAACACAAGGGAAATCTTGATTCGAGTCGGTGAAGAAGAGTAGTTTGCCTGTTGGCTCTGCTTGAACTTCATCATTCTCATTGCGAACTAAGTAGCGTTCACGGTCAACTCTCGTAATTCGTGCCACGCTAAAATCAGGTTTATGCGATTCTTCGCGCTTCTTTTGAAACCAACTATCAAATCCGAGGTCTGCTAATTCCATTTTCTAATGTCAGTATAAAATATTGCAGTAATATACAAAAAACTATTTTCTCGTCATCTTCATTTGCGCGAAGGGTTGAAGTTTTCCCTTCACTTCATTATCCATCTGCCATTGCCAGATATCAATACTTCCGGTGTACGAGAATTATGTGTGAAAGATACTGCTGTAACTGCCTTTAAATAAGAACGCAATATTACTACGTTCGCCGGTTTACTGTTGGTAGATATAGTCTTTATGAATATTGTTCAGCTGTTTTACAAATTTAAAGTACAATTTATAAAGTGAAGGAATTTCGGCAATCGGATATTTTTTCATGAAACTAATCTGTTTTGAGACGGATCTCGACTTTTTAAATAACGACACGTATTCCTTGTAAAACTCTTTCAAAGGTAATTTTGTTGGCAGAAAGGTATGGAAAAAATCATAGTAATCATAGTTATCAATAATCATTTTGTTTTTGACGTCATCATAAAGATCAGTCCCTGGTAACGGTGTCATCACCGAAAAACCGATAAAATCAAAATCGAGGTTTAAACAACTCTTTCTGAATTCCTTAAAGTCATTTTTGCTGAAATCAGGACTCACCATAAAGTTGGGGTGAATATCTATATCGAGTGATTTTAATATTCTGACTGCCTCAATATTATCCTTATTGGTTGATCCTTTTCTTATCTTCGTTAAATCATCATCACGAAAGAACTCAAGCCCGATAAAAACTCTTTGGAGTCCAACTTCTTTCCACGCTTCTATGAGATCGGGGTGTTTAGCAATCGTATCGCTTCTTCCATAAAGGAAGTAATGTTTCTTAATACCCGACTGTTTAATAAGATGAGCAAGTGTCTTCATCCTTTTTGCGTTAACAAGAGATTCATCATCGGCAAAGAAAACATACTTTTCATCTATTGTACCAAGTTCTTCAACAATTTTCTCCGGGCTCCTCGTCAGATACTTGCCGCCGGTCAGTTTCCACAATGCACAGAAGTTACACTTAAAAGGACACCCTTTAGAAGTGCGGATTGAAGCAAGAGGTTTCATCCATTCACTAAAATAGTTTTTTCGGTATTTTGTTGTCAGACTTCTATCGGGAAATGGAAACGAATCAAGATCGATCGCTTGATCGTTTTTATTATATATAATTTTTCCATCTTTTTTGAATGCCGTTCCGGGAATTCCATCCATCTCTTTTTTTCTATCGAATCTTTCGATCACTTCTTTGAATGTAAAAACACCTTCACCAATAATTACCATATTTATTGATGGGACAATGAAATCTTCAGGCATAACCGTAGCATGATGCCCTCCTACCACGGTGAAGATTTCAGGATTGTATGATTTGATTCTTTCAAAGAGTTGTTTTACAACATTCACATGCACCGTATATGCGGTTATGCCGACAACATCAGGATTGAAGCTTTTAAGTACCGTATCCAGATCATTTTCAAGACGCATGTCAAAAATTCTCACATCATGATTATCTCTGACGCCTGAGGCAAGATATTCGAGGGCAAGCGGTTCATAGATATGAAAGTCTTCTCCGCCTATTGCTTTTTCAGGTTTTCTCGGTTGTATTAAAAGAATTTTCATTACGCTAGAACAATTTGATTTATTATTTCCTCGTCATCTTCATCCGCGCAAAAAATTGAAGTTTTCCCTTCACTTCGTTATCCATCTGCCATTGCCATGTATCTGTACTTCTTGCATACGAAAATGTTGTATGGAAGATGCTGCCATCGCTGCCTTTGAATAAGAACGCAAGCTTATCCAAGCTGCGTTTAGCATAACCGATTGCCTGAGCCGATAGACCGCCGCCGCCTGTTACATCGAGCCAAAGACATGCATACCGGCTCGATGGCTGATCCCAGCCGATATAAACGATTGCTTCATACTCCGCTTCACCGTTAGCGTTTTTTTCGCGTGAGGTTTCGTGAAATTGCAGGTACTGATGACCCAGCACCCACTCTGCGATTATATCGTGTGTAGTTTCTTTTCCGTCTATGGTTCCTTTAAGAACCCACTTCCCTGCCATATGATCGAGCAATGAATCCTGAAATGTCGTTTGCTGTGCCGACATGGGTAACGAAACCAGAATAACTAATATGATGATGTTTATGATAGGTCTCATTGAATTCTTCCTTTAAGTAATGTGGTGACGTTTAAATTTTACCTTCAAGATATTTTTCATAGCGTCTTACTAGTCTGCATCACCTTGGATCATTCTTGCTGCATCACGATATAAGAAGGGGACCCAAAAATATGGTGTCGTTTTAGTTCCTCGAAGCTCAAAGAATCCTACTTCAACTAAACTGTTAGCTATCGCGAGAGCCTCTATTTCATTAACCTGCCAAATTCCTGCGAGAGTGCCAGAATATTGTTGTGTCTTTTCACCTGCTAATTTATCAATAAATGGACGCAACTTTGGATATTCTGCGAAAAGTGTTTGCGAAAGTCTTACATCTGAAATTTTTGGAAGTGCTTCTCTAAATGATACACTTGAAAAAATGCATTCTTGATCAAGCTCTTTATCGCCAACTTCGAAGTGTCGAAGCTGCATCTCACGAGCAACGCTAAGTAAATGAATCAATTCACGAGGAGCTGTATGTCCAGTACCATCTTTAGTGTGTCCAATCATCCAATCAAGAGTTTTTGGCTTTTTAAGTCCAACATCAACCTGTTTCGGAAATATTCTATAAAATAAAGTTTCTTGATTCGCAATAGAAGAGAAAACCTCATCTGGTTTGATAGAATAATGTGTGCAAATAGATTCATTGTTTACTGCACGTCGCAACATTAGGCTCATCAATGAAGAACGATCCCACGAAATAGTTAAATGTCGGGTTACATGACTTGCTTCTCTAAAACCAGTTTTGGTAAGACGATTCCAAATATCGGTGCGAAGAAATATTTTAAGGCGAACATTGGAAAGGTTTGTTAGCTCAAGATAGTTGCGAAATAGGGCTCGAAGCGCATTTTCCTCTAATGAATCTGTTTCAGCAAAAGCAACATCGAGCCTATCTAATAATATCCATACAGTGACACCCAATTTAGCAAATGCTTTATCGGCATTTTTCAGGAGTTCATTTACTGATTGTATAGATTGATCCGCTGCAATTGATACCTCATCGAAACTAATTTTCCCCGAGAAACCAGCGGGTAATCCTGTCATTGGATCAATTTTAATTTCGCCTTGTACCGCTGACGGACGAAAAACACGTTTCACGTATTCAAATACATTCCTAAGCATCTTGGGAAGATTTGTCGTGCTTTCTAGAAGTTTTGCTTGTTCCAAATAATCTAGAACTGCAATAGCACTTGCATCATTTGCAGAATACTCTTTAAGTGTCGCACCGAGTAATGAGAGCAAATATAGTCTCCATAATCCGGTGAATTCACGTTCTGTAGTAGGCGGATCTTGCTGTAAATCTTTAAAGACAGGTGTACCTCGAGGTTGTTCAGCTGACACTACAATAACACCTTTATCAAGTAAATCTGATGCGCGTTGAATCAAGAGTGAGTAGAGTGCACTTTTTCCCGTACCTTTCGCACCATATATAATGTCAACGTCACCCGCAAAAGTACGCTTCCACTGATCTGTAGCTACAAAGTACCTCTCAAGTTCTTTGCTTTCTTCCTCAGCAACGCGGTGACCAAAATTTGCAGATTGTAGAACCTCTTGTTTAGTCATATACTTCCCTATTATTATATAACTTACTGGATATCTATTCTATTGCACAATTATTTGATTCGTAAAACAAAATTATGCAACCTTGTGGCTATAAATAATCAAATACAAATTCCTTAATCATTCTACGTCCACTTTTCTTCGTAACGTAATTTATGAATGCAAAACCAAAAGGTGGCAGAAAATGCAGGGGTAAAATACTATTCTTCTTTTAGAAAGTCAACTTGTTGAAGTGCGGCGAATTGGAAGTGCGACTCACCTTCAAGATAGAATCACCCATGGAGGTGAGTCGCACATTCACTTTTCTATTTCGAAATTATTTTCAAAGCGTTCACTCCATTGGCGCAGTAGATGATATCAATTTTTCCGGTTGATTCAACTACAACATTCGACGACTTTGATTTAATTGATACGGGAAGTTTTTCTGTCACCAATGCACCCGTTTTATTTGTTGTGAGATATAATTCGGAGGTTGAAAGATTTGTGTAACTGATGTATGCCTTTCCGTTAACATCTGTGGCAATGCCTGCCTCGGTCCAATTAACTAAAGAATCTATCTTCGTAATCACACCGTTATTGTAAATATTCAAATATTTGTCGTCATAATTCCAATAAGGTATTAGCACCGAGCTGTTTGTTTTATTAATTGCAATATCGGGCGACCATCCTTTATCATCACCGGAACTCGGAACAC
It contains:
- a CDS encoding aldehyde dehydrogenase family protein, encoding MPGSDEIISKARHAALAFKKLDQKQTDQIVRAVYLEAMNNRVRLAKMAAQETNLGIWEHKVIKNIIASQLVYENIKDQKTVGVISEDSYTGIIEMAQPIGPILGLVPVINPTSTTIFKILISLKTRNPIIISSATAAKESVAETASICYKAALNAGAPEHCIKWLRKPNLLVTKELMSHRGLSLILATGSGDLVKASYSSGTPTIGVGAGNVPVYIGASADIPFAVSSIMFSKTFDNGSICASEQAVVIKKRISEKVIAEFERQKGYFLSKDEIAKVSRIAYDKERGLMSPMVVGQSVQRIAEMAEIIIPHDTRVLIAHLDKVSRDYPLSAEILAPILAFYVEEDFESSIERCMELTRFGGIGHTAVIYSNNPERIEYFSNALDVARILVNTPSTQGALGGMYNSLPPSFTLSCGSGGKNSTTDNITTRHLLNIHRICRRRINQRWFNIDQEKAIDESVSAEMMERQFNKNS
- a CDS encoding cobalamin B12-binding domain-containing protein, whose product is MKILLIQPRKPEKAIGGEDFHIYEPLALEYLASGVRDNHDVRIFDMRLENDLDTVLKSFNPDVVGITAYTVHVNVVKQLFERIKSYNPEIFTVVGGHHATVMPEDFIVPSINMVIIGEGVFTFKEVIERFDRKKEMDGIPGTAFKKDGKIIYNKNDQAIDLDSFPFPDRSLTTKYRKNYFSEWMKPLASIRTSKGCPFKCNFCALWKLTGGKYLTRSPEKIVEELGTIDEKYVFFADDESLVNAKRMKTLAHLIKQSGIKKHYFLYGRSDTIAKHPDLIEAWKEVGLQRVFIGLEFFRDDDLTKIRKGSTNKDNIEAVRILKSLDIDIHPNFMVSPDFSKNDFKEFRKSCLNLDFDFIGFSVMTPLPGTDLYDDVKNKMIIDNYDYYDFFHTFLPTKLPLKEFYKEYVSLFKKSRSVSKQISFMKKYPIAEIPSLYKLYFKFVKQLNNIHKDYIYQQ
- the rsgA gene encoding ribosome small subunit-dependent GTPase A — its product is MELADLGFDSWFQKKREESHKPDFSVARITRVDRERYLVRNENDEVQAEPTGKLLFFTDSNQDFPCVGDWVFVQYYNDGTLAIIHELLPRKTFLRRKSAGNTVDYQMIASNIDIAFIIQSCDFNFNLRRMERYLVMAKEGHVEPIILLSKSDLVSSEELEKRISDIRQAQISARVIAFSNKTAIGLDTVQQVLEKGKTYCLLGSSGVGKTTLLNHLLGREVFETNPVREKDSRGRHTTARRQLVVLDNGALLVDTPGMRELGMIAVGTSIDDSFSDIHELSQNCRFNDCTHTVEVGCAILTGIQDGNLDEERYQSYMKLMKESKFHQMSYVERRKKDKQFGKMIKNAMKQIKKK